In Streptomyces sp. NBC_00448, the following are encoded in one genomic region:
- the hpxZ gene encoding oxalurate catabolism protein HpxZ: protein MAADVPAHPPGARIDHPNVVAEVTALADAYEDALTGNDIPVLDAMFWDGPHTVRLGATEELFGTEEIAAFRRGRPAAGLDRTRTRTEVTTFGTDFAVTTTVFVRAGVPGVGRQSQTWVRLPEGWRVVAAHVSQRPGAGTDRPAPVSPHPPVPVHAPPSRAQPPRVYAPDHPTDEQGTRP from the coding sequence ATGGCCGCCGACGTGCCCGCCCACCCCCCGGGTGCGCGGATCGACCACCCCAACGTCGTCGCCGAGGTGACCGCACTCGCCGACGCGTACGAAGACGCGCTGACCGGCAACGACATCCCGGTCCTCGACGCGATGTTCTGGGACGGCCCGCACACGGTGCGGCTCGGCGCGACGGAGGAGCTGTTCGGCACCGAGGAGATCGCGGCCTTCCGCCGTGGCCGCCCGGCCGCCGGGCTGGACCGGACCCGCACCCGAACCGAAGTCACCACCTTCGGCACCGACTTCGCGGTCACCACGACCGTGTTCGTACGCGCCGGCGTCCCGGGGGTGGGCCGGCAGTCCCAGACCTGGGTACGGCTCCCCGAGGGCTGGCGGGTCGTGGCCGCCCACGTCTCCCAGCGCCCCGGCGCCGGGACCGACCGGCCCGCGCCCGTGTCCCCGCACCCGCCCGTACCCGTACACGCCCCACCGTCCCGCGCGCAGCCGCCGCGGGTGTATGCACCGGACCACCCGACCGACGAACAGGGGACCCGACCGTGA
- a CDS encoding DUF1097 domain-containing protein: MRERVPHEIAASVLAATTAFVGGTALNLPPWAIFVSWAGLHLMGPLSLANAARLWAAMPVGSAFALAIVLADQHLGPHVDNGRWAQDALLAAIILVLNTALMYTGRLRATSLVPGMFLGFASYFATFFGGFGYHAGSVWAAWVSVVAMNALGPVYAYLAGRLTFARAEPGDTATATAAHAAPAAQAGPSPARAR, from the coding sequence ATGCGCGAACGCGTCCCGCACGAGATCGCCGCCTCCGTACTCGCCGCCACCACCGCCTTCGTCGGCGGCACCGCCCTGAACCTGCCGCCGTGGGCGATCTTCGTCTCCTGGGCCGGGCTGCACCTGATGGGCCCGCTCAGCCTGGCCAACGCCGCACGGCTCTGGGCCGCGATGCCGGTGGGCTCGGCGTTCGCGCTCGCCATCGTGCTGGCCGACCAGCACCTCGGGCCGCACGTGGACAACGGCCGCTGGGCCCAGGACGCGCTGCTCGCCGCGATCATCCTGGTGCTCAACACGGCCCTGATGTACACCGGCCGGCTCCGGGCGACCTCGCTGGTGCCGGGGATGTTCCTCGGCTTCGCCTCCTACTTCGCCACGTTCTTCGGCGGCTTCGGCTACCACGCGGGAAGCGTCTGGGCGGCCTGGGTGAGCGTGGTGGCCATGAACGCGCTCGGCCCGGTCTACGCCTACCTCGCCGGCCGGCTCACCTTCGCCCGCGCCGAGCCGGGCGACACCGCGACCGCGACCGCGGCGCACGCCGCACCGGCCGCCCAGGCCGGCCCGTCCCCCGCACGGGCCCGCTGA
- a CDS encoding cytosine permease, which translates to MTGPDRPAAGTGAEYEHTAVPAGARKSLLSVAGVWGGFPMCLGNAVFGGLIVYNLGLREGFWAILAGNLALLGYVGALSHHAGRTGRSFAMQAADAFGPRGRLLVTGLLATVVIGWFSYQVGLTGTTLQQVLGWTPVWGALLGAVVYVALTVTGIRALSLVGLVAVPLFLLTAGLAFWYAARGGATASGALSYRGHDHGITFWSAVGIVVAGFADSGTMTADFTRWSRDGRSAVYATAAAFPFGNTVAYLVGGAVVATGGAAHPATDGGSFLGLLDGHGGWITALAVLFTLANLGSVAAHCLYNAAVGWSGLTPLRMRPLAVLLGAAGAALALTGVWTSIVSWLQLLGILVPPIGAVLIVHQFLGRRAENGGAEGSATTAPGAVTGAVTAAGGPGLPAALPGSVPVRRDHGLRWPATASWAAGSGAAWLLHHLEPGSLDALLGFCVAACAFGGHHLVTARVRPHAPGGPAAAAVAAGAARR; encoded by the coding sequence GTGACCGGACCCGATCGCCCCGCCGCCGGCACGGGGGCGGAGTACGAGCACACCGCCGTGCCGGCGGGCGCCCGCAAGAGCCTGCTGTCGGTCGCCGGTGTCTGGGGCGGCTTCCCCATGTGCCTGGGCAACGCCGTCTTCGGCGGCCTGATCGTGTACAACCTCGGCCTGCGCGAAGGGTTCTGGGCCATCCTCGCCGGCAACCTCGCCCTGCTCGGATACGTCGGTGCGCTCAGCCACCACGCCGGTCGCACCGGCCGCAGCTTCGCGATGCAGGCGGCCGACGCGTTCGGCCCGCGCGGCAGGCTGCTGGTCACCGGCCTGCTCGCGACCGTGGTGATCGGCTGGTTCTCCTACCAGGTGGGGCTGACCGGCACCACCCTCCAGCAGGTGCTCGGCTGGACCCCGGTGTGGGGCGCCCTGCTCGGCGCGGTGGTCTACGTCGCCCTCACCGTCACCGGCATCCGCGCGCTGTCGCTGGTCGGCCTCGTCGCGGTGCCGCTCTTCCTGCTCACCGCCGGGCTGGCGTTCTGGTACGCGGCCCGCGGCGGCGCCACCGCGAGCGGCGCCCTGTCGTACCGCGGCCACGACCACGGCATCACCTTCTGGTCGGCGGTGGGGATCGTGGTGGCGGGGTTCGCGGACTCCGGCACCATGACCGCCGACTTCACCCGGTGGAGCCGTGACGGCCGCTCGGCCGTGTACGCGACCGCGGCGGCGTTCCCGTTCGGCAACACCGTGGCCTACCTGGTGGGCGGCGCGGTGGTCGCCACGGGCGGTGCCGCGCACCCGGCCACCGACGGCGGCTCCTTCCTCGGGCTGCTGGACGGGCACGGCGGCTGGATCACCGCGCTCGCGGTGCTGTTCACCCTGGCCAACCTGGGCTCGGTCGCCGCGCACTGCCTCTACAACGCGGCGGTGGGCTGGTCAGGGCTGACCCCGCTGCGGATGCGCCCGCTGGCGGTCCTGCTGGGCGCGGCCGGAGCCGCGCTGGCGCTCACCGGCGTGTGGACGTCGATCGTCAGCTGGCTGCAACTCCTGGGCATCCTGGTGCCGCCCATCGGCGCGGTGCTGATCGTCCACCAGTTCCTGGGGCGCCGGGCGGAGAACGGGGGTGCCGAGGGCTCCGCCACCACGGCACCAGGAGCCGTCACCGGAGCCGTCACCGCGGCCGGTGGTCCCGGCCTCCCCGCGGCCCTGCCCGGTAGCGTGCCGGTCCGCCGGGACCACGGGCTGCGGTGGCCCGCGACGGCGAGTTGGGCGGCCGGTTCGGGCGCCGCCTGGCTGCTGCACCACCTGGAGCCCGGCTCGCTCGACGCCCTGCTGGGCTTCTGCGTCGCCGCGTGCGCCTTCGGCGGCCACCACCTGGTGACGGCCAGGGTCCGTCCGCACGCGCCGGGCGGGCCTGCCGCCGCCGCGGTCGCCGCCGGGGCGGCGCGGCGGTGA